In Mustela lutreola isolate mMusLut2 chromosome 1, mMusLut2.pri, whole genome shotgun sequence, one genomic interval encodes:
- the PLK4 gene encoding serine/threonine-protein kinase PLK4 isoform X2 — MATCIGEKIEDFKVGNLLGKGSFAGVYRAESIHTGLEVAIKMIDKKAMYKAGMVQRVQNEVKIHCQLKHPSILELYNYFEDNNYVYLVLEMCHNGEMNRYLKNRMKPFSENEARHFMHQIITGMLYLHSHGILHRDLTLSNLLLTRNMNIKIADFGLATQLKMPHEKHYTLCGTPNYISPEIATRSAHGLESDVWSLGCMFYTLLIGRPPFDTDTVKNTLNKVVLADYEMPTFLTSEAKDLIHQLLRRNPADRLSLSSILDHPFMSRNSSTKSKDLGTVEDSIDSGHATISTAITASSSTSISGSFFDRRRLLIGQPLPNKVTIFPKNKNSSDFSSSGDGSSLYTQWGNREQETGNNGRRRVTQDMEERPHSRYLRRAHSSDRSGTSNSQSRAKTVERCHSAEMLSKSKRSGVDENEERYSPTNSNVNILHFFKEKTSSSSGSFERLDNDQACSNRLRPGKTPFPFPDQTTQTEMVQQWFGNLQIKDHLRETTEHNSISPKRDFQGHPDLQDTSRNVWTDTRAKKSSDASDNVHPAKQLNTMKFMTAFQSKPEIIQQESIFGSDPLSEQSKTRGMEPPLCYQKRTLRDITSPLTAYRLKPIRQKTKKAVVSILDSEEVCVELLKEHTSQEYVKEVLQISSDGNMITIYYPNDGRGFPLADRPPPPTDNISRYCFDNLPEKYWRKYQYASRFVHLVRSKSPKITYFSRYAKCILMENSPDADFEVWFYDGAKIHKTEDLIQVIEKTGKSYTLKSESEISSLKGEIKMYMDHANEGHRICLALESVISEEEKKSGSAPFFPIIIGRKPGNTSSPKALSPPTSVDPNYLMRDRASLNKMINNTASSKLAPMLNPPMVTNEGHGFMAAASETNISSSNLKDCLPKSAQLLKSVFVKNVGWATQVWRK; from the exons ATGGCGACTTGCATCGGGGAGAAGATCGAG gattttaaagttGGGAATCTGCTTGGTAAAGGATCATTTGCTGGTGTCTACAGAGCTGAGTCCATTCACACTGGTTTGGAAGTAGCAATCAAAATG atagatAAGAAAGCCATGTACAAAGCTGGAATGGTGCAGAGAGTCCAAAATGAGGTGAAAATACATTGCCAGTTGAAACATCCTTCTATCTTGGAG CTgtataattattttgaagataACAATTATGTGTATCTAGTATTAGAAATGTGCCATAATGGAGAAATGAACAGGTATCTAAAGAACAGAATGAAACCATTCTCAGAAAACGAAG CTCGACACTTTATGCACCAGATCATCACAGGAATGTTGTATCTCCATTCTCATGGCATATTACATCGGGATCTCACACTTTCTAACCTCTTACTTACTCGTAATATGAACATCAAGATTGCCGACTTTGGGCTGGCAACTCAATTGAAAATGCCACATGAGAAGCACTATACTTTGTGTGGAACTCCTAATTATATTTCACCAGAAATTGCAACTCGAAGTGCACATGGACTTGAATCTGATGTTTGGTCCTTGGGCTGTATGTTTTATACGTTGCTTATTGGGAGACCTCCTTTTGACACTGACACAGTCAAGAACACATTAAATAAAGTAGTATTGGCAGATTATGAAATGCCCACTTTTTTGACAAGTGAGGCTAAGGACCTTATTCACCAGTTACTTCGCAGAAATCCAGCAGATCGTTTAAGTCTGTCTTCAATATTAGACCATCCTTTTATGTCCCGAAATTCTTCAACAAAAAGTAAAGATTTAGGAACTGTAGAAGACTCAATTGATAGTGGACATGCCACAATTTCTACTGCAATTACAGCTTCTTCCAGTACCAGTATAAGTGGTAGTTTCTTTGATAGGAGAAGACTTTTGATTGGTCAGCCACTCCCAAATAAAGTGACTATAtttccaaagaataaaaattcaagTGATTTTTCCTCTTCAGGAGATGGAAGCAGTCTTTATACTCAGTGGGGAAATCGAGAACAAGAAACCGGTAATAATGGGAGGCGAAGAGTAACCCAGGATATGGAAGAAAGGCCACATTCTCGATACCTTCGTAGAGCCCATTCCTCTGATAGATCTGGCACTTCTAATAGTCAGTCTCGAGCCAAAACAGTGGAACGATGTCACTCAGCAGAAATGCTTTCAAAATCCAAAAGATCAGGAGtagatgaaaatgaagaaagatacTCACCTACAAACAGCAATGtcaatattttgcatttctttaaggAAAAGACATCCAGTAGTTCTGGATCTTTTGAAAGACTTGATAATGATCAAGCCTG CTCCAATCGTCTTCGTCCAGGGAAAACTCCTTTTCCATTTCCAGACCAGACAACTCAGACTGAAATGGTGCAACAGTGGTTTGGGAATCTGCAAATAAAGG ATCATTTAAGAGAAACTACTGAGCACAACAGCATTAGCCCAAAAAGAGATTTCCAAGGCCATCCAGACTTGCAGGACACATCAAGAAATGTTTGGACTGATACGAGAGCCAAAAAGAGTTCTGATGCTTCTGATAATGTTCATCCTGCAAAACAGTTGAATACCATGAAATTTATGACTGCATTTCAAAGTAAACCTGAGATAATTCAACAGGAATCtatttttggctcagatcctcTTTCTGAGCAAAGCAAAACTAGGGGTATGGAGCCACCATTGTGTTATCAGAAACGTACGCTACGAGACATTACATCTCCTTTGACTGCTTACAGGTTAAAACCGATTAGACAGAAAACCAAAAAGGCTGTG GTTAGCATACTTGATTCAGAGGAGGTATGTGTGGAGCTTCTAAAGGAACATACATCACAAGAATATGTGAAAGAAGTTCTTCAAATATCTAGTGATGGAAATATG ATTACTATTTATTATCCCAATGATGGAAGAGGTTTTCCTCTTGCTGACAGACCACCACCCCCTACTGACAACATCAGTAGGTACTGCTTTGACAATTTACCAG agaAATACTGGCGAAAATATCAATATGCTTCCAGATTTGTACACCTTGTAAGATCTAAATCACCCAAAATCACTTATTTTTCGAGATATGCTAAATGCATTTTAATGGAGAATTCCCCTGATGCtgattttgaggtttggttttaTGATG gaGCAAAGATACACAAAACCGAAGATTTAATTCAGGTGATTGAAAAGACTGGGAAATCTTATACCttaaaaagtgaaagtgaaaTTAGTAGCttgaaaggggaaataaaaatgtatatggacCATGCAAATGAG GGCCATCGTATTTGCTTAGCACTGGAATCCGTaatttcagaggaggaaaagaaaagtggaagTGCTCCCTTTTTCCCAATAATTATAGGAAg AAAACCTGGAAATACGAGTTCACCTAAGGCCTTATCACCTCCTACTTCTGTGGATCCAAACTACCTGATGCGTGATAGAGCATCtttgaataaaatgataaataatactGCTTCTTCAAAACTGGCACCAATGCTTAATCCTCCT ATGGTTACAAATGAAGGACATGGCTTTATGGCTGCAGCTTCTGAAACAAACATCTCTTCTAGTAATCTAAAAGATTGTCTTCCTAAATCAGCACaacttttgaaatctgtttttgtgaaaaatgttggttgGGCTACACAG
- the PLK4 gene encoding serine/threonine-protein kinase PLK4 isoform X1, with amino-acid sequence MATCIGEKIEDFKVGNLLGKGSFAGVYRAESIHTGLEVAIKMIDKKAMYKAGMVQRVQNEVKIHCQLKHPSILELYNYFEDNNYVYLVLEMCHNGEMNRYLKNRMKPFSENEARHFMHQIITGMLYLHSHGILHRDLTLSNLLLTRNMNIKIADFGLATQLKMPHEKHYTLCGTPNYISPEIATRSAHGLESDVWSLGCMFYTLLIGRPPFDTDTVKNTLNKVVLADYEMPTFLTSEAKDLIHQLLRRNPADRLSLSSILDHPFMSRNSSTKSKDLGTVEDSIDSGHATISTAITASSSTSISGSFFDRRRLLIGQPLPNKVTIFPKNKNSSDFSSSGDGSSLYTQWGNREQETGNNGRRRVTQDMEERPHSRYLRRAHSSDRSGTSNSQSRAKTVERCHSAEMLSKSKRSGVDENEERYSPTNSNVNILHFFKEKTSSSSGSFERLDNDQACSNRLRPGKTPFPFPDQTTQTEMVQQWFGNLQIKDHLRETTEHNSISPKRDFQGHPDLQDTSRNVWTDTRAKKSSDASDNVHPAKQLNTMKFMTAFQSKPEIIQQESIFGSDPLSEQSKTRGMEPPLCYQKRTLRDITSPLTAYRLKPIRQKTKKAVVSILDSEEVCVELLKEHTSQEYVKEVLQISSDGNMITIYYPNDGRGFPLADRPPPPTDNISRYCFDNLPEKYWRKYQYASRFVHLVRSKSPKITYFSRYAKCILMENSPDADFEVWFYDGAKIHKTEDLIQVIEKTGKSYTLKSESEISSLKGEIKMYMDHANEGHRICLALESVISEEEKKSGSAPFFPIIIGRKPGNTSSPKALSPPTSVDPNYLMRDRASLNKMINNTASSKLAPMLNPPMVTNEGHGFMAAASETNISSSNLKDCLPKSAQLLKSVFVKNVGWATQLTSGAVWVQFNDGSQLVVQAGVSSISYISPNGQTTRYGENEQLPDYIKQKLQCLSSILLMFSNPAPSFE; translated from the exons ATGGCGACTTGCATCGGGGAGAAGATCGAG gattttaaagttGGGAATCTGCTTGGTAAAGGATCATTTGCTGGTGTCTACAGAGCTGAGTCCATTCACACTGGTTTGGAAGTAGCAATCAAAATG atagatAAGAAAGCCATGTACAAAGCTGGAATGGTGCAGAGAGTCCAAAATGAGGTGAAAATACATTGCCAGTTGAAACATCCTTCTATCTTGGAG CTgtataattattttgaagataACAATTATGTGTATCTAGTATTAGAAATGTGCCATAATGGAGAAATGAACAGGTATCTAAAGAACAGAATGAAACCATTCTCAGAAAACGAAG CTCGACACTTTATGCACCAGATCATCACAGGAATGTTGTATCTCCATTCTCATGGCATATTACATCGGGATCTCACACTTTCTAACCTCTTACTTACTCGTAATATGAACATCAAGATTGCCGACTTTGGGCTGGCAACTCAATTGAAAATGCCACATGAGAAGCACTATACTTTGTGTGGAACTCCTAATTATATTTCACCAGAAATTGCAACTCGAAGTGCACATGGACTTGAATCTGATGTTTGGTCCTTGGGCTGTATGTTTTATACGTTGCTTATTGGGAGACCTCCTTTTGACACTGACACAGTCAAGAACACATTAAATAAAGTAGTATTGGCAGATTATGAAATGCCCACTTTTTTGACAAGTGAGGCTAAGGACCTTATTCACCAGTTACTTCGCAGAAATCCAGCAGATCGTTTAAGTCTGTCTTCAATATTAGACCATCCTTTTATGTCCCGAAATTCTTCAACAAAAAGTAAAGATTTAGGAACTGTAGAAGACTCAATTGATAGTGGACATGCCACAATTTCTACTGCAATTACAGCTTCTTCCAGTACCAGTATAAGTGGTAGTTTCTTTGATAGGAGAAGACTTTTGATTGGTCAGCCACTCCCAAATAAAGTGACTATAtttccaaagaataaaaattcaagTGATTTTTCCTCTTCAGGAGATGGAAGCAGTCTTTATACTCAGTGGGGAAATCGAGAACAAGAAACCGGTAATAATGGGAGGCGAAGAGTAACCCAGGATATGGAAGAAAGGCCACATTCTCGATACCTTCGTAGAGCCCATTCCTCTGATAGATCTGGCACTTCTAATAGTCAGTCTCGAGCCAAAACAGTGGAACGATGTCACTCAGCAGAAATGCTTTCAAAATCCAAAAGATCAGGAGtagatgaaaatgaagaaagatacTCACCTACAAACAGCAATGtcaatattttgcatttctttaaggAAAAGACATCCAGTAGTTCTGGATCTTTTGAAAGACTTGATAATGATCAAGCCTG CTCCAATCGTCTTCGTCCAGGGAAAACTCCTTTTCCATTTCCAGACCAGACAACTCAGACTGAAATGGTGCAACAGTGGTTTGGGAATCTGCAAATAAAGG ATCATTTAAGAGAAACTACTGAGCACAACAGCATTAGCCCAAAAAGAGATTTCCAAGGCCATCCAGACTTGCAGGACACATCAAGAAATGTTTGGACTGATACGAGAGCCAAAAAGAGTTCTGATGCTTCTGATAATGTTCATCCTGCAAAACAGTTGAATACCATGAAATTTATGACTGCATTTCAAAGTAAACCTGAGATAATTCAACAGGAATCtatttttggctcagatcctcTTTCTGAGCAAAGCAAAACTAGGGGTATGGAGCCACCATTGTGTTATCAGAAACGTACGCTACGAGACATTACATCTCCTTTGACTGCTTACAGGTTAAAACCGATTAGACAGAAAACCAAAAAGGCTGTG GTTAGCATACTTGATTCAGAGGAGGTATGTGTGGAGCTTCTAAAGGAACATACATCACAAGAATATGTGAAAGAAGTTCTTCAAATATCTAGTGATGGAAATATG ATTACTATTTATTATCCCAATGATGGAAGAGGTTTTCCTCTTGCTGACAGACCACCACCCCCTACTGACAACATCAGTAGGTACTGCTTTGACAATTTACCAG agaAATACTGGCGAAAATATCAATATGCTTCCAGATTTGTACACCTTGTAAGATCTAAATCACCCAAAATCACTTATTTTTCGAGATATGCTAAATGCATTTTAATGGAGAATTCCCCTGATGCtgattttgaggtttggttttaTGATG gaGCAAAGATACACAAAACCGAAGATTTAATTCAGGTGATTGAAAAGACTGGGAAATCTTATACCttaaaaagtgaaagtgaaaTTAGTAGCttgaaaggggaaataaaaatgtatatggacCATGCAAATGAG GGCCATCGTATTTGCTTAGCACTGGAATCCGTaatttcagaggaggaaaagaaaagtggaagTGCTCCCTTTTTCCCAATAATTATAGGAAg AAAACCTGGAAATACGAGTTCACCTAAGGCCTTATCACCTCCTACTTCTGTGGATCCAAACTACCTGATGCGTGATAGAGCATCtttgaataaaatgataaataatactGCTTCTTCAAAACTGGCACCAATGCTTAATCCTCCT ATGGTTACAAATGAAGGACATGGCTTTATGGCTGCAGCTTCTGAAACAAACATCTCTTCTAGTAATCTAAAAGATTGTCTTCCTAAATCAGCACaacttttgaaatctgtttttgtgaaaaatgttggttgGGCTACACAG